The region ATGCAGTTTTTAACTTCAAAGTGTGGAAAAGTGCTGTATGATCCTACCATCCCATCGTACTCTAAAGCTTTTTACATTGGTATTAATGGCACACAAAACAAATGGTACTGTTGTTGTTAATGGGGTCTTAATGATAATCTTTATCATTCTACATATAGTTTTGATTAAATAAACAACCAGAGCAGtcctctgctttttaaaaatatatgcaaagcTGAAGACTAAATGGATATGAAGAAAAATTTACATCACTGCTAAACGGTCTATGTCTGGTATTGTTGGcttacaccttttttttctaaggacagaatatatttttcacttcttttctctgtctttgtatAAAGAACAAGTACAGGCCATTCTGTCAAACACTGCTTTCCTGGGTGAAAAGCAGCAAATGTGCCAGAGTCGTTCTTCTGTCTAGCAGCCATGCCTACCAGCGTGATGATGAGCAACTTCTTGGGTATGTTTGTGTCATTAAAAGACCTAATTAATGTTTCTGTGCTTATTGACACACTGACATATTTCCCTCTACTGAATACTTTTGTCAGGGTTCTTTTGCTTGGCTCTGCTCATAGGTGATAAAATacttaatatattaaaacattATGTTCTGTAGGATTAGTCTCTGAACTTTGTTAGTTACCACTCTTAAAAGTACTGAGCAAATAGTAAGCTGTAAGTAAATTGCACTAGGTCTGCACTGTCAGGCAACAGAGCCTCAGttttaacttcttcctttcttgtaGCTGCAGGCAGTGTCAGGGATTAGCTGCTAACATGCAGGtcacaaattatatttttaatggttAATGAGAATATTGGTTGGTTTCTTACCTCTTcttcattattttgcattttgaaggTCATCTTTAATATAGTAAGTTGTcgttctttttttcttatctgtcGTTCTTATTTGTTGGGAGGCAACTGCAAGATTCagactatatatatttttattagatgTTACCCCTTAAATATCCAAGCATTACTCGCTGATTGAGGACATCATGAATGGTGTTTtaacaaaaacaagcaaacaaaaatcagtattttttcagaAGACCAATTGTTACCCTCAGGCTGTATAAATGTGTACAGCCTTAAAGCAGGTTTAGGTCCGTGCGGGTCCCAAATATTGTTACCAGTAATATCTGCATACAGTTGGAGAATGGCCAGCTGGCATGGAATGAAATGAGAGAACTGATGATTATTCAATGTGATCTGAGTCATAAGTTGTGGTGATTTAACCCCCCTGCCTCCCTCAGCACCACAGAATAACTCTTATAGCAGATTTACTAAAGAGCAAGGGTAGTGCATTCAGAAAATACTTAGACTTGACTAAAGTCTGCATGTACTTGCAGTGCgagcttattaaaaatactgcatcATGGTGAAGTCAAAGTTTACCCTAACAAACTTTAAATTAATCACAtgtctgaaggaagaaaaagcacattttatttgtaaatcatTTTAACAACTATAATCAGTTCTTTAATTTATGTGCTTACGTATCTGGTACTTGCTAGTTATTTGAGCCTCTGAAATGTGGGTACTTTAGTTCTCTTTGTGGCAGAAAGTTCAGTAGTTTGTACTGTTTTGAGGCCACAGGCTACTTTTTTTAACCTTGATTTGAGAAGGAAGGGAATGTCAGTGCTACTCTTCATTGCAGGTGTGAGGTGTGAATGCTTGCAGCTTCTTTCTGTCACAAGTGGTAACACTGGTGTAGTGTCTTTTGTCAGACTATTCTTGATTCGTTTCTAGGACACCTTTACGCTACCTACTTACACCTGATCTTGAGAAAGCAGTGGGGGGTCTTATACAGGAGCTAaactggaaagaaatggaaaaagtagCAGCTTACCCTGGAATAAATGATACAGAAAAAGTTCTACATATTCCTGGAGGTGGCATCACAAAAATGTTGTTTACCGAGAGGTGAGTTGCCTAAAGATAAGCACAGAAAGATATCAGAAGTCTTGTTTTTAGTACATGggtaaaattatcttttaaactGCTGTCTTGTAGGAAAAGTTTCTCTTTTCATAGAAAAGGATTTCATAGGAGTAGAACTTCTTCCAGATCAAGCCCAtaattaagatgaaaaaaataggGAATTCCGCATCATGAAGTTAAAATAcgataaaaatataaatgaatgagctaaaggaaaataacaaagccTTTACAGTTGAGATCATGATTAATCTGGTATCTGATTTTATGCAGACTGCAACTTGTAAATAGTAAAAATCCTGTACCTCTGATACTTTGACTAAAACTGTTTCCTGTGACAAATAGTTCTGTcatcagctgtttaaaaaaaaacaaaaaaaagataactCATTCTTAGCCACCAGAATTTTAAGATTTCGGGGCAAATTAGATGTGGGGATTTTGTTAAAAGGTGCGTGCATCAGAAATTGTGCTGAAAGCATGTCTGAGCTTCAAATTTTGGATAATATTCATTATTGTACAACTGTGTTAGCTCTGCAAAAGGTGTTTGTTTTGTAAATGTCAGGTGGAAAattcacttctattttttttagcTATTGCTTTTGACACTTGTCCAAACTGTTGCATCCAACAGCCGGAGAGTTACTAATACCATGCTTACCTTTGCACTGACTTCAGTATGGAAACAATatacaaatgcaaaacaaaagaCCTCCCAGgactttaggggaaaaaaatatatataataaccATCTTCATATCTAAATGAAAAAATGGGAATATTGTGAGTAAAGTAGTGATCTGCAGCCTGCCAAAGTGCTGTTTGaagtacacagaaaaataagGAGTGATTGTATCAAAGGATCTGTATAAATGCAAACTAAGTATGTAAAAGAGGCCCTGAGTAACTCTTCCGTGACCTAGGATTCCTGCCCCacaaagcaaagaagaaattcaagattaagaaaaataacatgaagTATGCAAATGTAATCAAGGAAGTatggagaggaaaacaaatacctatatgtatatgcatagatttttactttttgtttggtttgggggtttttaacaAGCCATATGCAGATTGTTGTTGCTCTTAATACTTAAATATAATTCTTCTGTATTTAGAAAAGAAGTAGAAATGTCTGCTCATTTTTCTTGCAGCTGTTCGAAAGGAGTGCAAATGGCAgttcttctgaaattctgctcAGAAGGGGACAACATCCCTGATGCATTTGCTCTTATTAACTATCTTAATGAATGGCTTCAGCTAATTAAAAGTGAAGTAAGTGCCGTTTGATCTAAAGTTCTTCCTTTCATATGTTAtatatgttattttcatttttcttcaatatgGAACATAAAGAATATTACTCAGCTGAATTttagaaaagtttaaaatgtatGGGTTGGATTTGTTTTGGCTCTTAATCATCAAGGATATGCCAAATTGAAgatatattttgatttaaatcTCACCTGAAAAACCAAATCTAAATAGCAGTTCTTTTGtctgaggggtggggggaaattgTTTAAAGGTTTGATCAAGTTCAAGCTTCCATTGCTCTTCTCTAAAGCAACCCACAATGATACTGACACTTGAAATGCTGCCCATTATTTTAATATGTGTGCCAGAGCTACAATGACATCATTACTATTTAAACTTCATGAATTACTCTGGTTTTGTTGCAGAGCAATAATTCCACAGATACTTCTTCACAATGGAAAATACCAAGTTCTTGGCGCTTACTTTTTGGCAACGGTCTTCCACCTGCACTCTTCTGATCAGTTTTGAATTCTTCTGTAAGTCACGTATGCAGTCTCAAACAGCCCTTGCGAAGGTGATTACATAGTAATTGCCAGGCAAAAGCGGCTTACTTTGTCtctataaatttttttatttaagaacaaTTCCTTTCACGTGTGTGGGTAGCTAAAGAAATTAAGGTAACTTTTACAAATTGACCAAAGAAATATGTTTTGTACAGTTGCTTATTGAATAACTTTGGTTGACTGTTtgttctaataaaatattttttaaaaaacctttttctttggTTAAGTGTTATTTCTATGGAAAAGCTTATGGTGCACCTTCTTAATATAGCTGAGAACTTGAGACTGATGTGCAGGTATAGATTTTTTTATGAGGATAAAACGCTGCTCTTCCATATCAGCTATGGATCTTCGCTTTTTTCAGAACCTTCCTGGTGATAGCAGTGAAGATCAGTAGTGATCTAGTTCTGCCTTCTTTTCCTAGTGCTGTCGTGGTAGCTTCAGCTGGGGAAACTGCCAGCAATAGAGCAGCCTGTTCTATCTTTTCTGGCCTACCTCCATTTATAACTTCCCTTCTGCTTCCAAGGGCTGCAGAGATGCTAAAACTAAAGCTTTCTAGGAAGATGAGCCTTCTTAGACTAATTTGAGGATGAATACAGTGCTCTGAAATATAAAGGAATTAGAGCATTGCCCCAATAGCAGGCAGTCTCctatctgtgtattttgtaagCTTAGTCTGAGACACCAGCTGTGCGATGCATAATTTGTGTGTTTAATGTTCGTAATGGTACCTGCTGTGTTATTAAGCTACATGTTTAATCTTTTGGAAGTGCTTGGTTACATCAGCTTATTTAGAAGTAACTTTAAATCTAGAGTTTCAAAGTTTCAGTTTATGAATTAAGAGGCATTGACATATATACAGGgtataattttaaatacttactCTGCtaaatagattcttttttttttgatgatgGTATTGTCATGCCAGTAGTATAAATGATTCGGATAGGAACAGCAATGGTCCTGAAGAGATCTGTTAAAGGTGCAGGAATAAGATTCAGTGGTCAGCTTCACTTGAAAACTTGTGCATATTGGTAGAGAAAAGCAGTTAGTGAATGTGACTGCTCACCCAAAGCTTGTCATATTGTTTGTCTGTTTGGGTATTTGAAAGTTTGAGATGAGAATCATAGTGAACGCCTGTCCCAGGGGACAAATATTGGCATGAATATTCAGTTACTGTTCTTTTTCCACGAAACAATAAGAAATTTAAGTGTTTCCTAGTCTTAAATCTGCTTTGCAGGAGATAATGCAGGGCAAACTGAACC is a window of Athene noctua chromosome 2, bAthNoc1.hap1.1, whole genome shotgun sequence DNA encoding:
- the PSMG2 gene encoding proteasome assembly chaperone 2 isoform X1, which encodes MSGSNRPLNTSQFGVTVCKCCYVLFHRELISVKFAVSVGNVGQLAIDLVISTLDMTKVGYFYTDCLVPMVGNNPYATGEENSVELSINAEVYSLPSKKLVVLQIRSPFIKNKYRPFCQTLLSWVKSSKCARVVLLSSSHAYQRDDEQLLGTPLRYLLTPDLEKAVGGLIQELNWKEMEKVAAYPGINDTEKVLHIPGGGITKMLFTESCSKGVQMAVLLKFCSEGDNIPDAFALINYLNEWLQLIKSESNNSTDTSSQWKIPSSWRLLFGNGLPPALF
- the PSMG2 gene encoding proteasome assembly chaperone 2 isoform X3 gives rise to the protein MTKVGYFYTDCLVPMVGNNPYATGEENSVELSINAEVYSLPSKKLVVLQIRSPFIKNKYRPFCQTLLSWVKSSKCARVVLLSSSHAYQRDDEQLLGTPLRYLLTPDLEKAVGGLIQELNWKEMEKVAAYPGINDTEKVLHIPGGGITKMLFTESCSKGVQMAVLLKFCSEGDNIPDAFALINYLNEWLQLIKSESNNSTDTSSQWKIPSSWRLLFGNGLPPALF
- the PSMG2 gene encoding proteasome assembly chaperone 2 isoform X2 is translated as MFVPCDRGGGSASSDFKGFTLLMPAVSVGNVGQLAIDLVISTLDMTKVGYFYTDCLVPMVGNNPYATGEENSVELSINAEVYSLPSKKLVVLQIRSPFIKNKYRPFCQTLLSWVKSSKCARVVLLSSSHAYQRDDEQLLGTPLRYLLTPDLEKAVGGLIQELNWKEMEKVAAYPGINDTEKVLHIPGGGITKMLFTESCSKGVQMAVLLKFCSEGDNIPDAFALINYLNEWLQLIKSESNNSTDTSSQWKIPSSWRLLFGNGLPPALF